The genome window AGTGTTATCATTAGCTTACTAGCATCACTCTTACAAGGGCTTGTTGCGATTACTTTAGTTTCCTTAGTATTGATCCTATTCCAACTCTCTACTAAACATCTCAACCAAGCCAGTTTATATGCAGAACAAATCAGTTATCTATTTGTTATTTTACTGGGTAGCTATTTATGTCTCAGCGCATTACGTCGTGGCTGGTTAATCCGCAAATCAAAATACTTAACCCCACTCACGATAAAAAGCATTCAGCCATTGAATTCTTCAACGAAAGCAATAATTAAAACAAAAGCCCATAGCCACTCGGACAGCTGTGGTTGTGGCCACCAACACGTTATCCAGTCTCATCAATTGCAATCCAGTTTTAAAAGTAAACTATTGATCATTCTATCAATGGGGATTCGTCCTTGTTCTGGAGCAATTCTCGTATTGCTGTTTTCTTATGTGATAGAAGTATATACATGGGGGGTTATCGCTGCCTTAGCAATGGCAATGGGTACTGCATTAACCATTTGTTTAATTGCCATTTTTGTTCATTTAATGCGTGATAATGCG of Providencia rettgeri contains these proteins:
- a CDS encoding nickel/cobalt efflux protein RcnA, translated to MPLRTQKLIITALFVGLITYVTWQLYIHWGSWLQLSLAWQKQLNQGLSYLLQETTSRPWYAGGLLVIASFAYGFLHALGPGHGKLIITTYIATQATHLKQSVIISLLASLLQGLVAITLVSLVLILFQLSTKHLNQASLYAEQISYLFVILLGSYLCLSALRRGWLIRKSKYLTPLTIKSIQPLNSSTKAIIKTKAHSHSDSCGCGHQHVIQSHQLQSSFKSKLLIILSMGIRPCSGAILVLLFSYVIEVYTWGVIAALAMAMGTALTICLIAIFVHLMRDNAVRVSQLKGKSFSPYWAISLKILAGILFILMGVLMLQSIGLEQSVSPLLR